One window of Methanobacterium alkalithermotolerans genomic DNA carries:
- a CDS encoding tautomerase family protein, with translation MPLITIEAGKMPDDVRIKLMKKLTEVSAEITGIPEDSFWVFVKELGPDSTMIGGKTLSEVVKEREGK, from the coding sequence ATGCCTTTAATAACGATTGAAGCTGGAAAAATGCCAGATGATGTGAGAATAAAATTAATGAAAAAATTAACTGAAGTATCTGCTGAGATTACTGGAATACCTGAGGACTCATTCTGGGTATTTGTAAAAGAATTGGGCCCAGATAGTACAATGATTGGGGGAAAAACTCTATCAGAGGTAGTAAAAGAACGTGAAGGTAAATAA
- a CDS encoding YoaP domain-containing protein: MPEIEIIDLNPDNIADYGVCGYKDLKKHKELRKKIEWFKAYYPKGLRIKIVMSKKGGYQGMLEYIPGKYAHRPVEAEGYMFIHCIFVGFRKEFKGQGMASLLLDECIKEAQDKDMLGVAVVTRKGPFMAGNDIFLNKGFAVVDSAKVDFNLMVKKFDEKSQDPQFKADMEESLKKYSEGLTILRSVQCPYTEKNVKSIIESAHDKYKLKTNLIDLNDACDVQNSPCAFGSFCLIYNGEILSYHPISKTRFENIMKKALE; the protein is encoded by the coding sequence ATGCCTGAAATAGAGATAATAGACTTAAACCCTGATAATATCGCAGATTATGGTGTTTGCGGGTATAAAGACTTAAAAAAACACAAAGAACTAAGGAAAAAAATTGAGTGGTTTAAAGCATATTATCCTAAAGGATTGAGAATAAAGATAGTAATGTCTAAAAAGGGTGGCTATCAGGGAATGCTGGAATATATTCCCGGAAAATATGCCCACCGTCCAGTTGAGGCTGAGGGATACATGTTTATTCACTGCATTTTTGTGGGGTTTCGTAAAGAATTTAAAGGGCAGGGAATGGCTTCCCTGTTACTGGATGAGTGTATCAAAGAAGCACAGGATAAGGACATGTTGGGGGTGGCAGTAGTCACCAGAAAAGGCCCATTCATGGCAGGTAATGATATATTCCTGAATAAAGGTTTTGCGGTGGTGGATAGTGCTAAAGTAGATTTTAATTTAATGGTTAAAAAATTTGATGAAAAATCACAGGATCCCCAGTTCAAAGCAGATATGGAGGAATCTTTAAAAAAATATTCTGAGGGATTAACCATCCTACGGTCAGTACAATGCCCCTATACTGAAAAAAATGTTAAAAGCATTATCGAATCAGCCCACGATAAATATAAACTAAAAACCAATCTGATTGATTTAAATGATGCCTGTGATGTTCAAAATTCTCCCTGTGCTTTTGGTTCATTTTGTCTTATCTATAATGGAGAAATATTAAGTTATCATCCTATTAGCAAGACCAGATTTGAAAATATTATGAAAAAGGCACTTGAATAA
- a CDS encoding carotenoid biosynthesis protein, with amino-acid sequence MLKEKDFKKFNLFRWSLILAFLIVNILFMFTYKNPNLLAIDSFLVTALIFIFVIFHGLKRYGKKNILVFFLITWAVSFFFENLSIITGFPFGFYHYSPTLGLLNVPLVIIFAYFAVGYLSWMLAHVLTGQYGQKLGGKQAFIVPLIAAFLMVMWDLTVDPISSTLQGLWIWTTPGAYFGVPISNFFGWFLVVYLFFQIFALYLSRYDCVKLPKNHESSNKFYWSEAAAVYGIMALGTIFSIFYQYNDITISMALITFFTMIFVTLLALINIWNNNSLD; translated from the coding sequence ATGCTGAAAGAAAAAGATTTTAAAAAATTTAACCTTTTTAGATGGTCTTTGATTCTTGCTTTTTTAATAGTTAATATTCTTTTTATGTTCACTTATAAAAATCCTAATTTGCTGGCTATAGACTCTTTTCTGGTTACTGCCCTTATATTCATATTCGTCATTTTTCATGGACTAAAACGATATGGTAAAAAAAATATTCTGGTATTTTTCCTGATTACCTGGGCAGTTAGCTTCTTTTTTGAAAATTTGAGTATAATCACAGGGTTTCCTTTTGGTTTTTACCATTATTCTCCCACCCTGGGATTATTGAATGTTCCTCTCGTTATAATATTTGCCTATTTTGCCGTAGGTTATCTTTCCTGGATGTTAGCCCATGTTTTAACCGGCCAATATGGCCAAAAATTAGGAGGAAAGCAAGCTTTTATAGTGCCATTAATTGCGGCTTTTCTTATGGTAATGTGGGATTTGACTGTGGACCCTATATCATCAACTTTGCAGGGTCTGTGGATCTGGACTACTCCAGGAGCTTATTTTGGAGTTCCCATCTCTAACTTCTTTGGATGGTTTTTGGTGGTATACTTATTCTTCCAGATTTTTGCCCTGTACCTTTCTAGATATGACTGCGTTAAACTCCCTAAAAATCATGAATCATCTAATAAGTTCTACTGGTCCGAAGCAGCAGCTGTTTATGGTATTATGGCCCTGGGTACTATTTTTTCAATATTTTACCAGTACAATGACATCACTATTTCTATGGCACTAATCACGTTTTTTACCATGATATTTGTAACTTTACTGGCTTTAATCAATATATGGAATAATAATTCATTAGATTAA
- a CDS encoding GNAT family N-acetyltransferase: MEIKRMVKQDIPALAMLYKDFWNEDSSTELMERKFIELEEDSKYIFLSALEGNHLIGSLSGIICEELYGECKPFMLIENLVVDHKYRRKGAGKALMTEIEKIAIENNCYQILLITENDRTDAIAFYEYLGFNPNTHKGFKKSLKN, encoded by the coding sequence ATGGAAATAAAAAGAATGGTTAAACAAGATATACCTGCCTTAGCAATGCTGTATAAGGATTTTTGGAATGAAGATTCATCAACTGAATTAATGGAAAGAAAGTTTATAGAGTTAGAAGAAGATTCCAAATATATTTTTTTAAGTGCTTTGGAAGGAAATCATTTGATTGGGTCATTATCTGGGATCATATGTGAAGAACTCTATGGTGAATGTAAACCATTTATGTTAATTGAAAATTTAGTCGTTGATCATAAATACAGAAGAAAAGGCGCGGGAAAAGCATTAATGACTGAGATTGAGAAGATAGCAATTGAAAATAACTGTTACCAGATTTTATTAATCACTGAAAACGATAGAACTGATGCAATTGCTTTTTATGAGTATTTAGGATTTAACCCAAATACACATAAAGGTTTTAAAAAATCTTTAAAAAATTAA
- a CDS encoding CPBP family intramembrane glutamic endopeptidase codes for MRGPLREEIGWRGFALPRLQNIYSPLIGTLILALIWMLWYLPLHVNGIYPGGLEGFMGRFYWNIPLTFLLTWIYNHTRGSLLMTTLFHTSVNTMGTLIIIPSSIGVAYQLAFLILINSAALIVILKDKMWNKLPSKSPAVYEY; via the coding sequence GTGAGAGGGCCTTTAAGGGAAGAAATAGGATGGAGGGGCTTTGCTTTACCTCGATTGCAAAATATTTACTCTCCCTTGATAGGAACACTTATTTTGGCTTTGATATGGATGCTATGGTATTTACCACTTCATGTAAATGGAATCTATCCTGGTGGATTGGAGGGGTTCATGGGCCGATTTTACTGGAATATTCCCCTAACCTTCCTATTAACCTGGATTTATAACCATACCCGGGGCAGCCTTCTAATGACCACTCTATTCCATACCAGTGTAAACACTATGGGTACTTTAATAATCATTCCTTCGTCAATAGGAGTTGCCTACCAGTTAGCTTTCTTGATATTAATCAATTCAGCAGCATTAATAGTTATTTTAAAAGATAAAATGTGGAATAAACTACCATCAAAGTCTCCTGCCGTATATGAATATTAA
- a CDS encoding class I SAM-dependent methyltransferase, whose protein sequence is MHSHNQKYYWDKVAEEKEFPTPFQFAEFKKYVLEDMSILDVGCGYGRTLAQLKSKGFHYLKGIDYSQGMINRGMRLYPDLDLIKTDGEKIPYGDAEFDVVILLAVLTSIYHDDDQRKLISEIQRVLKRKGILYINDYLLNQDQRNMDRYKKYKSDYNIYGVFKLSEGGVFRHHTTEHILKLTKSFNPLVFKKTVYDTMNGHKSNGFYYIGRKK, encoded by the coding sequence GTGCATAGTCATAACCAGAAATATTACTGGGATAAAGTAGCAGAAGAAAAGGAATTCCCCACTCCCTTCCAGTTTGCTGAATTTAAAAAATATGTCTTAGAGGATATGAGTATTCTGGATGTGGGTTGTGGTTATGGAAGGACTCTGGCTCAACTAAAAAGTAAAGGATTTCATTATTTAAAGGGCATTGATTATTCCCAGGGTATGATTAACCGGGGTATGCGTCTTTATCCAGATTTAGATTTGATTAAAACTGATGGAGAAAAAATACCATATGGTGATGCTGAATTTGATGTGGTGATATTACTTGCAGTTTTAACATCCATTTATCATGATGATGATCAGAGAAAATTAATATCCGAAATTCAGCGGGTTTTAAAAAGGAAAGGAATATTGTACATCAATGATTATCTATTAAATCAGGATCAGAGAAATATGGATCGTTACAAAAAATATAAATCAGATTATAATATTTATGGAGTCTTTAAGCTTTCAGAAGGTGGTGTTTTCAGACACCATACTACAGAACATATTTTAAAACTTACTAAAAGCTTCAATCCTTTAGTATTTAAAAAAACAGTTTATGATACTATGAATGGACATAAATCAAATGGATTTTATTATATAGGTCGGAAAAAATGA
- the katG gene encoding catalase/peroxidase HPI: protein MHKKTIKRVNGGMTNIDWWPERLNLDILRQHSSKSDPMGEDFNYAEEFKSLDLDSLKKDLHKLMTDSQDWWPADFGHYGPLFIRMAWHSAGTYRIGDGRGGGGSGSQRFAPLNSWPDNANLDKARRLLWPIKQKYGRKISWADLMILVGNVALESMGFKTFGFGGGREDIWEPEKDIYWGSESEWLEDERYTGDRELENPLAAVQMGLIYVNPEGPNGKPDPIAAARDIRESFARMAMNDEETVALIAGGHAFGKTHGAGDPSLVGPEPEAAPLQEQGLGWKSKFGTGKGNDTITGGPEVIWTNTPIKWDNNFFRILFEFEWELTKSPAGAYQWKPKGDAGAGTVPDPHDSSKRRTPGMLTTDLSLRLDPDYEKISRRFYENPDQFADAFARAWFKLTHRDMGPLSRYLGPEVPEEELIWQDPIPAVNHELINEEDINTLKDRIMDSDLTIPEMVYTAWASASTFRGSDKRGGANGARIRLEPQKNWEVNQPLQLTKVLDILEGIQLEFNQTQSGDKMVSLADLIVLAGCAGVEQAVKNAGYDMKVPFTPGRMDASQEETDVDSFIYLEPIADGFRNYQKTIYAARPEELLVDKAQLLTLTVPEMTVLVGGLRAMNSNFEQSPNGVFTKKPEALTNDFFVNLLDMSTIWDASADDENLFEGRDRITGELKWTATRVDLIFGSNSELRALAEVYACDDYSEKFINDFIMAWDKVMNLDRFDLDLS from the coding sequence ATGCATAAAAAAACTATAAAAAGGGTAAATGGTGGTATGACTAACATTGATTGGTGGCCAGAAAGATTAAATCTTGATATTCTGCGTCAACATTCCTCTAAGTCAGATCCCATGGGTGAAGATTTTAATTATGCTGAAGAATTCAAGAGTCTTGACTTAGATTCCTTAAAAAAAGACCTTCATAAACTTATGACTGATTCACAAGATTGGTGGCCAGCTGATTTTGGTCATTATGGGCCTTTATTCATCAGGATGGCCTGGCATAGTGCCGGTACTTACCGTATTGGTGATGGCCGTGGTGGAGGAGGAAGTGGTAGTCAGCGTTTTGCCCCTCTAAACAGCTGGCCTGATAACGCAAACCTTGACAAAGCAAGGCGACTTTTGTGGCCCATTAAGCAGAAATACGGCCGGAAAATATCCTGGGCTGACTTGATGATTCTTGTGGGAAATGTAGCCCTGGAATCCATGGGCTTTAAGACTTTTGGTTTTGGTGGTGGGCGTGAAGACATTTGGGAGCCAGAAAAAGATATATACTGGGGTTCAGAGAGCGAATGGCTGGAAGATGAACGTTATACTGGCGATCGTGAACTTGAAAATCCCCTGGCTGCTGTTCAGATGGGTTTAATTTATGTTAACCCGGAAGGACCTAATGGAAAGCCAGACCCTATTGCTGCTGCTCGTGATATCAGGGAGAGTTTTGCTCGTATGGCTATGAATGATGAGGAAACAGTGGCCCTGATTGCAGGTGGCCATGCATTTGGTAAAACCCACGGGGCTGGTGATCCATCATTAGTGGGTCCAGAGCCAGAAGCAGCTCCCCTTCAGGAGCAGGGTCTTGGCTGGAAGAGCAAATTTGGCACGGGAAAAGGCAACGACACCATTACCGGCGGACCGGAAGTTATCTGGACCAACACCCCTATTAAATGGGACAATAACTTCTTCCGGATATTATTTGAATTTGAATGGGAGCTGACAAAAAGTCCGGCCGGTGCCTACCAGTGGAAACCTAAGGGTGATGCGGGTGCTGGTACTGTTCCTGATCCTCATGATTCATCAAAACGTCGAACTCCAGGTATGCTAACCACAGACCTCTCTTTACGATTGGACCCTGACTATGAAAAAATTTCAAGGCGCTTCTATGAAAATCCAGATCAATTTGCAGATGCATTCGCCCGGGCATGGTTTAAACTTACCCACCGTGACATGGGACCACTGTCACGCTATCTTGGCCCAGAGGTACCAGAAGAGGAACTCATCTGGCAGGACCCTATCCCTGCAGTAAATCATGAATTGATTAATGAAGAAGACATTAACACCCTCAAGGACAGGATAATGGATTCTGATTTGACTATTCCAGAGATGGTTTACACTGCATGGGCATCTGCGTCTACTTTCCGTGGCTCAGACAAACGTGGTGGTGCTAATGGTGCCCGTATTCGCCTGGAACCACAAAAAAATTGGGAAGTAAACCAACCCCTCCAGTTAACCAAAGTGCTGGATATTCTTGAGGGAATTCAGCTTGAATTTAACCAGACCCAGTCAGGCGACAAGATGGTCTCTCTGGCAGATTTAATTGTTCTAGCAGGCTGTGCAGGGGTGGAGCAGGCTGTTAAAAATGCTGGTTATGATATGAAGGTACCCTTTACACCGGGACGAATGGACGCTTCACAGGAAGAAACTGATGTTGATTCATTCATTTATCTTGAACCAATTGCTGACGGATTCCGCAACTATCAAAAGACCATATATGCTGCTAGACCTGAAGAATTGCTGGTGGACAAAGCGCAATTACTAACATTGACTGTTCCGGAGATGACGGTTCTAGTTGGTGGTTTACGTGCTATGAATTCCAACTTTGAACAATCTCCAAATGGAGTATTCACAAAAAAACCAGAAGCACTTACCAATGATTTCTTTGTGAATTTGCTTGATATGAGCACTATATGGGATGCATCTGCAGATGATGAAAATCTATTCGAAGGTAGGGATAGGATAACAGGAGAACTCAAGTGGACCGCTACTCGTGTAGACCTAATCTTTGGCTCTAATTCCGAACTCAGGGCATTGGCAGAAGTCTACGCATGTGATGACTACTCTGAGAAGTTCATAAACGATTTTATAATGGCCTGGGACAAAGTTATGAATCTGGATAGGTTCGATCTGGACTTATCGTAA
- a CDS encoding response regulator: MNILIIEDQTSIISDLKFNLSKLGHNVVAVTSTAEEAIKYIKDLNPDLILINVQLKGKMSGVEVFQQIEHFKIPIIFIAVFIKNCLNKSLQLPENAIILSMPIKQDHLEYCISRAF, encoded by the coding sequence ATGAATATCCTTATTATTGAAGATCAAACATCCATTATCTCTGATTTAAAATTTAACCTGTCAAAATTAGGCCATAATGTAGTGGCCGTAACTTCTACCGCAGAAGAGGCCATTAAATATATAAAAGATTTAAATCCTGATCTAATTTTAATCAATGTTCAATTAAAAGGTAAAATGAGTGGTGTGGAAGTGTTTCAACAGATAGAACATTTCAAAATCCCTATAATCTTTATTGCTGTTTTTATTAAAAATTGTTTAAATAAATCCTTACAACTACCAGAAAACGCTATAATTTTAAGTATGCCCATAAAACAGGATCATTTAGAATATTGTATCTCCCGAGCTTTTTAG
- a CDS encoding alpha/beta hydrolase family protein: MNKINYLLVLLIFLITFFATFSNPGWTMGEFTVYNSEVVLFNDSSFHFEFIRIVGQSAYGTSSVQECLEAASDIKSGDTESWYSAWHQLALKTEKKANSSLSQGKNNKAREEYLMAGNYYRVSEFYLHGNPEDPRIIASWNKSHECFQIAAGLSKPEIEAVEIPYENTTLPAYFYKVDESGKSRPTLIIQTGFDGTQEELYVYAVAANQRGYNVLTFEGPGQGRVIRVQGLPFRPDWEKVAQPVVSYALSRSEVDPEKLAFYGLSFGGYMAPRAAAHDPRIKAVIANGGVYDPVRGMAHNLNITREELMEYIENNPEEINAEIESRMENSTLMAWFFENGMYTFKADSPADFLVKYSECNMIDSADKIKSPALICDSENDLSMKGQAPMLYHQLKCPKTFLLFKTAEGAGDHCQVGNLPLSNKKILDWLDLTFQRTPY; the protein is encoded by the coding sequence ATGAATAAAATAAACTACCTCCTAGTACTGCTCATATTTTTAATTACTTTTTTTGCTACTTTTTCTAATCCGGGTTGGACAATGGGAGAATTCACAGTTTATAATTCGGAAGTGGTTCTATTCAATGATTCTTCTTTTCACTTTGAATTCATACGTATTGTAGGCCAATCGGCCTATGGCACATCTTCGGTTCAAGAATGCCTGGAAGCTGCTTCTGATATTAAATCAGGGGATACTGAAAGTTGGTATAGTGCCTGGCACCAGCTTGCCCTGAAAACTGAAAAAAAAGCCAATAGCAGTCTTTCCCAAGGAAAAAACAATAAAGCCAGGGAAGAGTACCTAATGGCAGGCAACTACTACCGGGTTAGTGAGTTTTATCTGCATGGTAATCCAGAAGATCCCCGAATAATTGCCAGCTGGAATAAAAGCCATGAATGTTTTCAGATAGCGGCGGGATTATCAAAACCTGAAATAGAGGCCGTGGAAATACCCTATGAAAATACCACCTTACCTGCTTATTTTTATAAGGTAGATGAATCCGGAAAATCACGGCCCACTCTTATTATCCAGACAGGCTTTGATGGTACTCAGGAAGAACTCTATGTATATGCGGTGGCAGCCAACCAGAGGGGTTATAATGTTTTAACTTTTGAAGGACCGGGGCAGGGAAGGGTCATTCGGGTACAGGGTCTACCCTTTAGACCAGACTGGGAAAAAGTAGCACAACCTGTGGTAAGTTATGCTTTATCTCGTAGTGAAGTGGATCCTGAAAAACTGGCTTTCTATGGCCTGAGCTTTGGGGGATACATGGCCCCCCGGGCGGCGGCCCATGATCCTAGAATAAAAGCGGTGATTGCCAATGGTGGAGTTTATGATCCTGTCAGGGGAATGGCCCATAATCTTAACATTACCCGGGAGGAATTAATGGAATATATTGAAAATAATCCTGAAGAAATTAATGCTGAAATCGAGAGCCGTATGGAAAATAGTACGTTGATGGCCTGGTTTTTTGAAAATGGAATGTACACCTTTAAAGCAGATTCTCCTGCTGACTTCCTGGTGAAGTATTCAGAGTGTAATATGATCGATTCAGCCGATAAAATAAAATCTCCTGCTCTTATTTGTGATTCTGAAAATGATTTAAGTATGAAGGGCCAGGCTCCTATGCTATATCATCAACTTAAATGCCCCAAAACATTCTTACTCTTTAAAACAGCAGAAGGGGCAGGAGATCACTGTCAGGTGGGTAATTTACCCTTGTCCAATAAAAAAATTCTGGACTGGCTAGATTTAACTTTCCAGAGAACCCCTTATTAG
- a CDS encoding class I SAM-dependent methyltransferase, with product MKTNPKWYFAEKQIGVDYSESEIASEYDFEHQQFRDFKKEAEDMVEKLNITKKEVVLDYGCGTGEITLELASHAKEVIGVDISPSMLELLTKKAKYKQIHNIKTHCTGFLTYQHQGAKVDKMVSKFAMHHLPDFWKSVALLKMSNCLKKGGKLYFSDLVFTIPPAEYEISLNQMIDNMKKTASKSMVQETIIHIKEEFSTYDWIMEGLFKKTGFSIDSKVIETENFVTYICSKI from the coding sequence ATGAAAACAAATCCAAAATGGTATTTTGCAGAAAAACAGATAGGAGTGGATTACTCAGAGTCTGAAATTGCCTCAGAATATGATTTTGAGCACCAGCAATTTAGAGACTTTAAAAAAGAAGCAGAAGACATGGTGGAAAAACTAAATATAACTAAAAAAGAGGTGGTACTTGATTATGGGTGTGGGACAGGAGAAATTACCCTGGAACTAGCTTCTCATGCTAAAGAGGTCATTGGAGTGGATATTTCCCCATCCATGCTGGAATTATTAACTAAAAAGGCTAAATATAAGCAGATTCATAATATAAAAACTCACTGCACCGGTTTTTTAACCTACCAGCATCAGGGTGCAAAAGTAGATAAAATGGTTTCTAAATTTGCCATGCATCACTTACCTGATTTCTGGAAATCAGTAGCTCTTCTTAAGATGTCAAATTGCTTAAAAAAGGGGGGGAAACTTTATTTTTCTGATCTGGTATTTACCATTCCTCCTGCGGAATATGAAATATCCCTAAACCAGATGATAGATAATATGAAAAAAACAGCCAGTAAATCCATGGTTCAGGAGACTATCATCCATATAAAAGAAGAGTTCAGCACTTATGACTGGATTATGGAGGGTTTATTCAAAAAAACAGGATTTTCAATAGATTCTAAAGTAATTGAAACCGAAAATTTTGTCACATATATCTGTTCAAAGATTTAA
- a CDS encoding flavodoxin family protein translates to MDILMILGVFIGLLIFIMIISWLIGVIRSKSSHFIKPSGDIRGKALIVYDPGLTGGTRTAAIYMAEELKSNGYEVTLAGVRSAVALNTSGYDLLIVGSPTYGAKPTGPVETYLNNLKPTENIITAVYTLAGSEDQDSNTIMAQALEDKNMKVKLSTKFGHTVWGAGDKNKYSQFIVRLL, encoded by the coding sequence ATGGACATATTAATGATTTTAGGGGTATTTATAGGTTTATTAATTTTTATAATGATCATATCATGGTTAATAGGGGTTATTAGAAGTAAAAGTTCCCACTTTATAAAACCTTCTGGAGATATCAGGGGAAAAGCCTTGATTGTTTATGATCCTGGCTTGACCGGTGGAACTAGAACCGCAGCGATATATATGGCTGAAGAACTAAAATCAAATGGCTATGAAGTAACTTTAGCTGGAGTTAGATCTGCTGTAGCACTGAATACCTCTGGATATGATCTCTTGATTGTGGGAAGTCCCACTTATGGTGCCAAACCCACCGGACCTGTGGAAACCTATCTAAATAATTTAAAACCCACTGAAAATATTATTACTGCTGTTTATACGCTGGCTGGAAGCGAAGATCAGGATTCTAATACAATCATGGCCCAGGCACTGGAAGATAAAAATATGAAGGTTAAATTATCCACTAAATTTGGGCATACAGTATGGGGGGCCGGGGATAAAAATAAATATTCCCAATTTATAGTCCGGTTATTGTAA
- a CDS encoding M23 family metallopeptidase: protein MEHIETIPVESPLKGEWMVINSPGTKVPSHGTDYFAQTYAFDFLQVDWTHKRIKFHKNSTLSYILGKVHLSDCYCYGKPIYAPISGIVVEAQDGYPERDPLQPIHDISIALKNAWLFNPEKQNIQDIAGNYIIIEGDEAFTFLGHMQKDSIKVKKGDKILSGDLIGNIGHSGNSTAPHLHFQLMDSPDPNTAKGIPCCFKKYELNDNNNWIKVENGIPKNKDRIRF, encoded by the coding sequence ATGGAACATATCGAAACTATACCTGTGGAATCTCCATTAAAGGGGGAGTGGATGGTCATAAATAGTCCCGGTACTAAAGTTCCCAGCCATGGCACGGATTATTTTGCCCAAACTTATGCATTCGATTTTTTACAGGTTGATTGGACCCATAAACGTATTAAATTCCATAAAAATAGTACTTTAAGTTATATATTGGGTAAAGTTCACTTAAGTGATTGCTACTGTTATGGAAAACCTATTTATGCACCCATTTCAGGCATAGTAGTGGAAGCTCAGGATGGATACCCTGAACGGGACCCGTTACAACCTATTCATGATATCTCAATTGCCTTAAAGAATGCTTGGCTTTTCAATCCGGAAAAACAGAACATCCAGGATATTGCAGGCAATTATATTATTATCGAAGGAGATGAAGCATTTACATTTCTAGGACATATGCAAAAAGATTCCATAAAAGTAAAAAAGGGTGATAAGATTTTATCAGGAGATTTAATTGGAAATATCGGTCATTCTGGTAATTCAACTGCTCCTCACCTCCATTTTCAGCTCATGGATAGCCCCGATCCAAATACTGCTAAAGGTATTCCTTGCTGTTTTAAAAAATATGAATTAAATGATAATAACAATTGGATTAAGGTAGAAAATGGAATACCAAAAAATAAAGATAGAATTCGCTTTTAA
- the rpsJ gene encoding 30S ribosomal protein S10, protein MHNARIKLTGTDPEKLAYVCDQLKKIAERTGVDLSGPIPLPTKKLVVPTRKSPDGEGKATWEKWELRIHKRLVGIEADERAMRQVMKVNVPDNVSIEIELKS, encoded by the coding sequence ATGCATAATGCTAGAATTAAACTTACCGGGACCGACCCTGAAAAACTGGCCTATGTTTGTGATCAGCTTAAAAAAATAGCTGAACGAACTGGGGTCGATTTATCTGGACCAATTCCTCTACCCACCAAAAAACTGGTAGTACCTACCCGAAAATCACCTGATGGTGAAGGAAAGGCTACCTGGGAAAAATGGGAACTTCGAATCCACAAAAGATTAGTGGGAATCGAAGCGGATGAGCGGGCCATGCGACAGGTTATGAAGGTTAATGTACCGGATAACGTAAGTATTGAGATTGAATTAAAGAGCTAA
- a CDS encoding AI-2E family transporter: MFPHFQKISFSTIIPLLLVLFIISFAILTPVLSTVIFGAILAYYIRFISKKIQPYVKYESLSISLGIIILAIPLLVLFYFTFGEFLTIGGYIVEGIPRSSPDLTNSSRIGTTLRNLSPLNGASEEVLDIIQSGIIQFISFLYGQTISILSSIPALAAQIFILLFSTFYFARDGHKVIKFIKDMVPVGDREFYKKLVKSAEDVLKSIIAGNVIPAVILGILSGIIYYLLGYPYVILLAIVSGVAMFIPIIGPWIVYGLIGIVSILLGNTFQGVMVIALGWIIQTSTDFYIRPKISVKYSEVHPLVFLLGFIYGAVTMGLPGLFIGPLILGITYGALKVYRDERVKDKNNS, encoded by the coding sequence ATGTTTCCCCATTTTCAAAAAATATCTTTTTCAACCATTATACCTTTGTTACTAGTATTATTCATTATTTCATTTGCTATTTTAACTCCTGTACTCTCCACTGTAATTTTTGGAGCAATTTTAGCCTACTATATTCGATTTATTTCCAAAAAAATCCAGCCTTATGTTAAATATGAGTCCCTGTCCATTAGCCTGGGGATTATCATACTGGCCATCCCGTTATTGGTACTATTTTATTTCACCTTTGGTGAGTTCTTGACCATAGGGGGATATATTGTAGAAGGAATACCTCGATCTTCACCAGATTTAACCAATAGCAGCAGAATTGGAACTACCCTGCGCAACTTATCTCCCCTTAACGGGGCTTCAGAAGAAGTCCTGGATATAATACAGTCGGGAATCATACAATTTATATCCTTTTTATATGGCCAGACCATTTCCATACTTAGCTCTATTCCTGCCCTGGCAGCTCAAATTTTCATATTACTCTTTTCAACATTTTACTTTGCCCGGGACGGACACAAAGTGATTAAATTTATTAAAGACATGGTACCTGTGGGTGATCGCGAATTTTATAAGAAACTCGTCAAAAGCGCTGAAGACGTCCTTAAAAGCATCATAGCAGGTAATGTGATTCCCGCGGTGATTTTGGGGATATTATCTGGTATAATCTATTACTTACTGGGATATCCTTATGTTATTTTACTGGCTATTGTTAGTGGAGTGGCCATGTTTATACCCATAATCGGGCCCTGGATAGTGTATGGTTTAATAGGAATTGTGAGCATACTCCTGGGCAACACTTTCCAGGGGGTCATGGTGATTGCACTGGGCTGGATTATTCAAACCAGCACAGATTTTTATATAAGGCCTAAAATTTCAGTTAAATACTCAGAAGTTCATCCCCTGGTTTTTCTTTTGGGATTCATCTATGGTGCAGTAACCATGGGACTGCCAGGACTATTTATAGGTCCTCTTATACTGGGAATAACCTATGGGGCCTTAAAGGTTTACCGGGATGAAAGGGTTAAGGATAAAAATAATAGCTAA